A single window of Oncorhynchus tshawytscha isolate Ot180627B unplaced genomic scaffold, Otsh_v2.0 Un_contig_5464_pilon_pilon, whole genome shotgun sequence DNA harbors:
- the pmpcb gene encoding mitochondrial-processing peptidase subunit beta, whose protein sequence is MSQIINMATSLHRLTSAGRYLVKRNLLKTNVLTRSIVGSHRLLATQAANQVMLNVPETKVTTLENGLRVASEDSGLSTCTVGLWIDAGSRYENERNNGTAHFLEHMAFKGTRKRSQLDLELEIENMGAHLNAYTSREQTVYYAKAFTKDLPRAVEILADIIQNSTLGGAEIERERGVILREMQEVETNLQEVVFDYLHATAYQATALGRTILGPTENIKTINRGDLVEYITTHYKGPRIVLAAAGGVSHNELIDLAKYHFGNLPARYKGEAPTFPQCDFTGSEIRVRDDKMPLAHIAIAVEAVGWSHPDTIPLMVANTLIGNWDRSFGGGVNLSSKLAQMACQGNLCHSFQSFNTCYTDTGLWGLYMVCEPGTINEMMHFAQLEWMSLCTSVTESEVARAKNLLKTNMLLHLDGSTPICEDIGRQMLCYSRRIPLHELEARIDAIDAKTIKDVCTKYIYDKSPAIAAVGPIEQLPDYNRIRSGMYWMRT, encoded by the exons ATGTCACAAATAATCAACATGGCGACGTCCTTACATCGCCTTACCTCCGCTGGGAGATATCTTGTAAAACGGAATTTATTGAAGACTAATGTCTTAACCAGG TCCATTGTTGGTTCACACAGACTATTGGCTACGCAGGCCGCCAACCAAGTGATGTTAAATGTCCCTGAAACCAAGGTTACCACCTTAGAAAATGGACTACGTGTTGCATCTGAGGATTCCGGTCTTTCGACTTGCACA GTTGGTCTCTGGATAGATGCAGGGAGTCGTTATGAGAATGAGAGGAACAATGGCACTGCTCATTTCTTGGAACACATGGCTTTCAAG GGTACAAGGAAGCGCTCCCAGCTTGACCTGGAGCTGGAGATTGAAAATATGGGGGCCCATCTGAATGCTTACACCTCGAGGGAGCAGACTGTGTATTATGCCAAAGCATTCACAAAGGACCTTCCCAGAG CGGTAGAGATCCTGGCAGACATCATCCAGAACAGCACATTGGGGGGAGCAGAGATCGAGCGAGAGCGAGGGGTCATCCTCCGAGAGATGCAGGAAGTAGAGACCAACCTGCAGGAAGTGGTGTTTGATTACCTCCACGCCACAGCTTATCAAGCCACAGCCCTGGGCAGAACCATCCTGGGCCCTACGGAGAACATCAA AACAATAAACAGAGGAGACCTTGTTGAATACATCACGACTCACTACAAAGGACCGAGAATAGTGTTGGCTGCTGCTGGGG GGGTTTCACACAATGAATTGATAGATTTGGCCAAGTACCACTTTGGGAATCTTCCTGCCAGATACAAGGGAGAGGCGCCAACTTTCCCACAATGTGACTTTACTGGAAGTGAG ATCCGAGTTCGTGATGACAAGATGCCCCTGGCACACATTGCCATTGCTGTGGAAGCAGTGGGCTGGTCGCACCCCGATACCATTCCCCTTATGGTGGCAAACACACTCATTGGCAACTGGGACCGCTCCTTTGGTGGGGGTGTG AATCTCTCCAGCAAGCTGGCACAGATGGCATGCCAGGGCAACTTGTGCCACAGCTTCCAGTCTTTCAACACCTGTTACACCGACACAGGCCTGTGGGGACTCTACATGGTGTGTGAGCCTGGCACCATCAACGAGATGATGCACTTCGCCCAGCTGGAATG GATGTCACTCTGCACTAGCGTTACTGAGAGCGAAGTTGCAAGAGCCAAGAACCTCCTCAAGACAAACATGCTTTTGCATCTTGATG GATCCACCCCCATCTGTGAGGACATCGGCAGACAGATGCTTTGTTACAGCCGTAGGATCCCTCTGCATGAACTGGAGGCCAGAATTGAT